The Alosa sapidissima isolate fAloSap1 chromosome 6, fAloSap1.pri, whole genome shotgun sequence genome window below encodes:
- the LOC121711964 gene encoding uncharacterized protein LOC121711964, translated as MNYHNGVLKQVRRPTGGGTREVIVRKDETMKNILEDGKRMFFPNGKSTKGQVDDFEFTLCVMGSEEPLEDTLSIASLYDLTRHKILRLYVCTKKKNSETNFNDTPRQDSSLVENTCITLQSSSSFPDCQISLHSPVMPVVPHEMAQLMSTSSPVMSTCAAVIPHSNEDDEEVQFLGDSVVILCDDASDTLVYTPEVPPQLLFENLLTDSDVSPMCDDSSSSFYENPENVAERQTLTIRSAHCMSDLIKAFSDPNILDANVSFQRVLENGDIENGVGNGLNMDCLTEFWDKFYLSRTCGTTFKVPTLHHTYKEREWEAVARIVAFGWQKYKYLPIELAPPFLLEAFSIPTSTCSLMEAFFNYISPSEKDALTEALNDFHQADLDELLTILGSHSCTSLPTELNLAKLLDEIAHKELVQEPAFIIKCWKPILKRLWQSQS; from the coding sequence ATGAATTATCATAATGGTGTTTTAAAACAAGTTAGACGTCCAACTGGAGGTGGCACAAGAGAGGTTATAGTGAGGAAAGATGAAACAATGAAAAACATCCTTGAGGATGGAAAGAGAATGTTTTTCCCGAATGGAAAATCCACGAAAGGGCAAGTGGATGACTTTGAGTTTACACTCTGTGTCATGGGTTCAGAGGAGCCTTTAGAAGACACACTGTCTATAGCAAGTCTATATGATCTGACTCGGCACAAAATACTTAGATTGTATGTCTGCACTAAGAAAAAGAATTCAGAAACTAATTTCAATGACACACCTCGACAGGACAGTTCACTTGTGGAGAACACTTGCATTACCCTCCAGAGTTCTTCAAGCTTCCCCGATTGCCAGATATCTCTCCATAGCCCTGTAATGCCTGTTGTGCCTCATGAAATGGCACAGCTCATGTCTACCTCCAGCCCTGTTATGTCTACATGTGCAGCTGTCATTCCACATTCAAATGAGGATGATGAAGAAGTTCAGTTTCTTGGTGATTCTGTGGTGATCCTGTGTGATGACGCTAGTGACACTCTAGTCTATACCCCAGAAGTTCCCCCTCAGCTTCTATTTGAAAATTTGCTAACAGATAGTGATGTTAGTCCGATGTGTGATGACTCCAGCTCCTCTTTCTATGAAAACCCTGAAAATGTTGCAGAGAGGCAGACCCTCACTATTCGTTCAGCCCACTGCATGTCAGATTTGATTAAGGCTTTTTCTGACCCCAACATCCTGGATGCTAATGTATCTTTTCAGCGGGTTCTGGAAAATGGTGACATTGAAAACGGGGTGGGCAATGGACTCAACATGGACTGTCTTACTGAATTCTGGGATAAATTTTACTTATCGAGGACCTGTGGCACCACATTCAAGGTGCCTACCTTACACCATACGTATAAAGAAAGAGAATGGGAGGCAGTGGCTCGAATTGTTGCCTTTGGTTGGCAGAAGTACAAGTATCTTCCTATCGAGCTGGCACCACCATTTCTACTAGAGGCCTTCTCCATACCCACCTCTACATGCAGCTTGATGGAAGCGTTCTTCAACTACATCAGCCCCAGTGAAAAAGATGCCCTCACAGAGGCTTTAAATGATTTCCACCAAGCCGACTTAGATGAGCTGTTAACAATACTTGGCAGTCACAGCTGCACATCTCTACCTACAGAGCTGAATTTGGCCAAACTTCTTGATGAAATTGCACACAAGGAACTTGTGCAAGAACCGGCATTCATTATCAAGTGTTGGAAGCCAATCTTGAAAAGGTTATGGCAAAGCCAATCTTGA